The genomic window TGTCAATGGGGTTAGTGTTGTTGGATCAACTAATTCGATGTATTCAGGCTGAAGGTTTGGGGCAGTGGCCAGTTGGGCTTTGACTCGATCGATTAAGAGCGATCGCTGGCGTTCCCCTCGACGAAATTCCTGTTGCGCTGCCATGAGTCCCTGGGAAAGGGTGACAGCTTCTTGTTTTTCTGCGGGACTGAGGTATTGATTTCTGGAGCTGAGGGCAAGGCCACTGGGTTCCCGGACGATGGGACAGGCAACAATTTCCACGGACAGATTCAGATCCGCAACCAGTTGCTGAATAATCGCCAATTGTTGGGCATCCTTTTGGCCAAAGTAAGCACGATCGGGCTGTACGAGGTTGAGTAATTTGGTGACGATCGTGGCAACACCGTTAAAGTGTCCCGGTCGGGATGCCCCACAGAGTCCTGACTGCATTGCAGCCGGGGGCACGATTTGGGTCACTTCTGCGTTGGCCGCTGGAATAATGCCTAATTCCGACGGCGGGGGCGCAAAAATTACATCCACGCCAGCGGCTTCGCACAGGGCGCGATCGGCTTCTAGGGTGCGGGGATAACGGTCAAAATCTTCGTTGGGGCCAAATTGCAAAGGATTGACGAAAATCGTCACCACCACCCATTGGTTTTCCTGACGGGCACGATCGATCAAGCTTTGGTGTCCAGCATGGAGCGCCCCCATGGTTGGGACCAAACCCACGGTTCCCTCCAGTTTGCGGCATTGGGCTAAGTAACAACGAAGCGCAGCAACGGTCGTAAACAGGCGCACAGAGAACCCCCTCTTGGTAGGATTTTGGTAAGGTGGACGACAAAAAGACCTCTTCAAGTGTATCGGAATGCAGCCAAGGCGCAATTGCTGGGCTAGGTTGTCGGGGGTGACTTCGGCAAAGTGGATAGTCCGTTCTGGGCAGAGAAGCTTTACAATGGGACATACTACGTTACTGTTCTTTACAGTCCTGCAATCATGACCATTGCCTCCCCTGTTGTCGCTGTGCCGGGTCAATATTGGTCTTGGCGAGGATTCAAAATTTACTATGTCAAGGCGGGTGGGCGAGCAGGAGAGTCTCAGACTAGTCGGCCTGCGTTGTTGTTAGTCCATGGGTTTGGGGCTTCGACGGATCACTGGAAGAAGAACATTGCGGGGTTACAACAGGAGTTTGAAGTTTATGCGATCGATCTGTTGGGTTTTGGACGATCGGATAAGGCTGAAACGCAGTATGGTGGAGATCTTTGGGCCGATCAACTCTATGATTTCATCCAAGAGGTCATTGGGAAGCCGACGGTGATTGCAGGGAATTCGATCGGCGGGTATGTGGCTTTGGCAACCACGGCTCGTTTTCCAGAAGTGGCTAAGGGCGCTATTTTATTGAATCCTGCCGGTGGATTTAGCGAGGATTTGCAGAATCGTCCCCAGCCGACTCCCTTACAAAAGCTAATGGGCACGACGTTTAAAACGCTGCTCAATCAAGACTGGTTCAGTTGGTTTATTTTCAAATATGTGCAAAATAAAGCGTTTATTCGTAAAACCCTCAAGCAAGTGTATGTGAATCAGTCGGAAGTTACCGATGAGTTGGTGGAAGATATCTATCGTCCTTCCTGCGATCGGGGTGCAGCTAAGGTGTTTGCGTTAGTATTTCGTGCACCGAAGGGAGAATCGAATGATTCTCTGTTGCAAAAGCTGACTCAACCGCTTTATTTACTGTGGGGTGAGCAAGATCCTTGGGTGGGGAATGCTCGGCAGCGGGGAGCCAAGTTTAGCAAATATTATCCTGAGGCTCGGCAGGATTTTATTCCGGCTGGTCACTGTCCCCACGATGATGCGCCGGAATTGGTGAACCAAAAGATTCGGGAATGGCTGTTGGCAACGTTTTAGAGGACGCAGTTGTGCGCGATCGTGAGTGCAAATAACATACACAATATTGTTTAACACCGCTGGTTAACAATAGTGTTAGAGGAACGCATCCCTATGGGCAATTGGGCAAGATGCTAGAATTGCGGTATTGCAGCCCAGGAGCCGTTCGCCCATGAACCAACCCATCGCTACCACCTCGCTGCCTTGCATGGATACCTTGCCAACCATGCATGACCTTCCTAGCGACGACCCCTTGGAGCCCGGTTTGCCCGACGAATTTCATGGCTTACAGCCGCAATTGTTAGCAGAAACGTTACATCTGACGGATTACGCTGAAAGTGAAGTATTTTACGCCTTCGACCTGAATCTCTACTACGACCCGAATAATACGGGCTGGTACAAGCGCCCCGACTGGTTCCTCGTTGTCGGCGTCCCCCGTCTGTATCAGGGGAAAACCACCCGTTCTAGCTATGTGACCTGGGACGAGCAAGTCAATCCGGTGATGGCGATCGAATTTCTGTCGCCCGGAACCGAAGCAGAAGACCTGGGGCCGTTTGCACCCAAACCCCTACCACCGACCCAACCCGGCAAACCACCCAGCAAATTCACCGTCTACGAGCAAATTCTGCAAATTCCTAATTACTTGGTGTTTAACGAAACCGATCGACGATTACGGTATTTCCGATTAGTTGATGGACGTTATGCCGAACAAGCGATCGCGCCTCAAAATCCGCTGATTT from Alkalinema sp. FACHB-956 includes these protein-coding regions:
- a CDS encoding bifunctional pantoate--beta-alanine ligase/(d)CMP kinase produces the protein MRLFTTVAALRCYLAQCRKLEGTVGLVPTMGALHAGHQSLIDRARQENQWVVVTIFVNPLQFGPNEDFDRYPRTLEADRALCEAAGVDVIFAPPPSELGIIPAANAEVTQIVPPAAMQSGLCGASRPGHFNGVATIVTKLLNLVQPDRAYFGQKDAQQLAIIQQLVADLNLSVEIVACPIVREPSGLALSSRNQYLSPAEKQEAVTLSQGLMAAQQEFRRGERQRSLLIDRVKAQLATAPNLQPEYIELVDPTTLTPLTEVAETGLLTIAARLGKTRLIDNVLLRTRKPIVAIDGPAGAGKSTVTKQVAQALELFYLDTGAMYRAITWLVLQSGISVTDEPAIAELVFQCHITLTDDRVEVNGQEVTQAIRTPEVTSQVSTIAAQTAVRQALVKQQREYGKRGGVVLEGRDIGTHVFPDAELKIFLTATVAERARRRQKDLERLGQPVPDLEELVQLIAERDAKDSTRSLAPLCQAIDAVELVTDGMTIETVVNQIITLYHNRP
- a CDS encoding alpha/beta fold hydrolase, which gives rise to MTIASPVVAVPGQYWSWRGFKIYYVKAGGRAGESQTSRPALLLVHGFGASTDHWKKNIAGLQQEFEVYAIDLLGFGRSDKAETQYGGDLWADQLYDFIQEVIGKPTVIAGNSIGGYVALATTARFPEVAKGAILLNPAGGFSEDLQNRPQPTPLQKLMGTTFKTLLNQDWFSWFIFKYVQNKAFIRKTLKQVYVNQSEVTDELVEDIYRPSCDRGAAKVFALVFRAPKGESNDSLLQKLTQPLYLLWGEQDPWVGNARQRGAKFSKYYPEARQDFIPAGHCPHDDAPELVNQKIREWLLATF
- a CDS encoding Uma2 family endonuclease — protein: MNQPIATTSLPCMDTLPTMHDLPSDDPLEPGLPDEFHGLQPQLLAETLHLTDYAESEVFYAFDLNLYYDPNNTGWYKRPDWFLVVGVPRLYQGKTTRSSYVTWDEQVNPVMAIEFLSPGTEAEDLGPFAPKPLPPTQPGKPPSKFTVYEQILQIPNYLVFNETDRRLRYFRLVDGRYAEQAIAPQNPLI